The genomic window CTTACTACTGCCTTGGGACTTTCTGTAGCCATCCCTACTATAGTAGCTCATAATTATTTAGTAAGTAAGTTAAGAAATTTTACAGCAGAGTTACAAGAAAAACTTAATGAATTTTTAGAAGATATTAAATGATAAGGCTTAAAAATAATGTAAATAATGGTACAAAAATCTCTCTTACACCTTTAATAGATATGGTATTTTTGCTAATTATATTCTTTCTTTTAACTACAAGATTTATTACTGAAGAGGGTATTTCAGTAAAGCTTCCTCAAGCACGTTCTACAACACCACAGACTCAAAGAGAAATTACAGTTTATGTAACTAAGGAAGGAAGAATATTTATTGGAAACAGAGAACTCACTTTACCTCAACTTTACCATGAACTTAGGATTCTTATAGGCTCTGATAAGAATAAATTGGTAGTGATAAAAGCAGATAGAGAAGTGATTTTAAATAAAGTAGTAAAAGTAATGGATATTGCAAAAACTGCTGGTGCAGCAAAGCTTTGTATTGCAGCAAGAAGAGAGGAATATGACGAATAAAAATAAAGCTATAAGAATATTTTTTATTATCTCCTTAGCAATTCATATATATATATTATTTTACTTTAATAATATATTCTCTGTAAAAACACCTGAGAAAAGGATAGAGATAGAACTAAAAGAAATAAAGGAAGAAAAATCTCCTCAAATTTTATTTACGCCAAAGAGGGTTAAACAAGTAATTCCTAATTTAAATCCAATAAAAGGCATAGAACATCAAATAAAACTTAGGCAATATCCAAAGACTGTTGCAGAACCTATTAAAGAAATAGAATATGAACCTATTTCAATAACAGATGCATTTAGTTTCTTTCCAAAACATTACAAATTTAATAATATCAATAAAAATTCTGCCAAAGAAAAAACTTCTCCAATTTCTTATTATTTGCAACTTGTTAAACAAAAAATTGAAAAAAATAAAAGATATCCATTACTTGCAAGAAATAAAGGAATTGAAGGTGAAGTATTGTTAAAATTTGAAATTTTAAAAAATGGAAAAGTAAAAAGTATAAAAATAGTTAAATCCAGTCATTATCAGATTTTAGATAAGGCAGCTATAGAAAGTATTAAAAAAGCTAATCCATTTCCGCCTTTTCCAAAAGAATTAAAAGAAAATTCGCTGATTATAAATATATCTTTACGTTTTGAATTGAAAGATATGTAAATAAAAAATAAGGGGGGTATATGAAAAAATTAATTATTAATACTTTTGTATTAACTTTCTTT from Candidatus Desulfofervidus auxilii includes these protein-coding regions:
- a CDS encoding biopolymer transporter ExbD; protein product: MIRLKNNVNNGTKISLTPLIDMVFLLIIFFLLTTRFITEEGISVKLPQARSTTPQTQREITVYVTKEGRIFIGNRELTLPQLYHELRILIGSDKNKLVVIKADREVILNKVVKVMDIAKTAGAAKLCIAARREEYDE
- a CDS encoding energy transducer TonB, with amino-acid sequence MTNKNKAIRIFFIISLAIHIYILFYFNNIFSVKTPEKRIEIELKEIKEEKSPQILFTPKRVKQVIPNLNPIKGIEHQIKLRQYPKTVAEPIKEIEYEPISITDAFSFFPKHYKFNNINKNSAKEKTSPISYYLQLVKQKIEKNKRYPLLARNKGIEGEVLLKFEILKNGKVKSIKIVKSSHYQILDKAAIESIKKANPFPPFPKELKENSLIINISLRFELKDM